From the Cryptosporidium parvum Iowa II chromosome 2, whole genome shotgun sequence genome, one window contains:
- a CDS encoding hypothetical protein (similar to C-terminus region  of dual-specificity phosphatase), giving the protein MPNKYVFRCKKCGSTLFTTDHIIKHGKLNERNEEFNLKDENNLCTSYFISNTSWMEDYTEQNGRITCPNRSCDSKLGYYCWFGGKCSCGYWQTPSFQIHKSKVDYLPDSLRRNTIDITIIE; this is encoded by the coding sequence ATGCCTAATAAGTATGTATTTCGCTGTAAGAAATGTGGTTCAACGTTATTTACAACAgatcatattattaaacatggcaaattaaatgaaagaaaCGAAGAATTCAACcttaaagatgaaaataacttATGTACATCATACTTCATTTCAAATACTTCATGGATGGAAGACTATACTGAGCAGAATGGTAGGATAACTTGTCCAAATCGTTCTTGTGATTCAAAGTTGGGATATTATTGCTGGTTTGGCGGTAAGTGCTCTTGCGGATATTGGCAAACCCCATCCTTTCAGATCCATAAGTCTAAAGTTGATTATCTTCCGGATTCTCTAAGACGAAACACTATTGACATTAcaataatagaataa
- a CDS encoding hypothetical protein (Mrs2p-like, 2x transmembrane domains near C-terminus), translated as MSNNVNESFREIQQPPPSYLVSKDLDSIVVEESMEIFDDRIYDSETQKNEDSSKEMLENVDFLDRVVDQFYGNERTSSIRKVNDEMDEGNPLLFSNNMTRNTEIMNINKRHKIMDNNDQKLGGSREFLDAIQAKTRKYITFEIGRGYKRCLLLQTGELLRLVHSYNKECLLQDTVPGALKLRDLRQVVSMGSSQRPSIEVRRNCILVNVPHFRAIILHQKVLLIASGYSRSPLDYPSSGINYNYSSGNNNKSEKKEDFKEQNSCVNKNAFSLNDVQLEVPAPYLSSIDIPNSPSNYQCKNDVINEVNFDNSMTVQFDSSKVSSFPKTGIEYTPIEGLSDKQIYSKNCQFIPPGIEEGFPLLRKLEHISGIESSTPFEYLVLETILVESCNIINRQVRPIRDSVLFILDSFPGRNRETRRLLDAVSELRRRLNAIEELAQGLFKAITEMLGNEEDMQRLEISFYWNRPEAWEYPKNTPYHEEVENVLECYAQEVEMMLQQIESIGESLEDALEVLTLELSSLRNSIMKADLGLSIIATIVGFCGFFADCFGMNLRNGLEEVGPALFWFITWGLILLCAAGAIVVLTTFRKIDL; from the coding sequence ATGTCAAATAATGTCAACGAAAGTTTCAGGGAGATTCAACAACCTCCTCCCTCATACCTTGTAAGCAAGGATTTGGATTCAATAGTTGTTGAAGAGAGCatggaaatatttgatgatAGAATTTATGATTCAGAAACGCAAAAAAACGAGGACTCTTCAAAAGAAATGTTAGAAAATGTTGACTTTTTGGATAGAGTAGTTGATCAGTTTTATGGAAACGAAAGAACTTCCAGCATTCGAAAAGTAAATGACGAAATGGATGAGGGGAATCCACTTCTATTCTCAAATAATATGACAAGAAACAcagaaataatgaatattaataaaagacATAAAATAATGGATAATAACGATCAAAAACTAGGTGGAAGCAGAGAATTTCTGGATGCAATTCAAGCTAAGActagaaaatatattacttttGAAATTGGTAGAGGATATAAAAGATGTCTGCTTTTGCAAACGGGCGAGTTACTACGGTTGGTACATTCATACAACAAAGAATGCTTGTTGCAGGATACTGTACCTGGTGCTCTAAAACTTCGTGATTTGAGACAAGTTGTGAGTATGGGTAGTAGCCAAAGGCCTTCAATTGAAGTAAGAAGAAACTGTATTTTAGTGAATGTACCGCATTTTAGAGCAATTATTCTTCATCAAAAAGTTTTGCTAATTGCATCAGGATATTCAAGATCTCCACTTGACTATCCAAGTAGTGGAATCAACTATAACTATTCTAgtggtaataataataaatctgaaaaaaaagaagatttcAAGGAACAAAATAGTTGTGTTAATAAGAATGCATTCTCGCTTAATGATGTACAACTCGAAGTTCCAGCTCCCTATTTATCTTCAATTGATATTCCAAATTCCCCAAGCAATTATCAGTGTAAAAATGATGTTATAAATGAAGTAAATTTTGATAACTCTATGACAGTGCAGTTCGATTCAAGTAAGGTTAGCAGTTTTCCAAAAACTGGAATTGAATATACTCCAATTGAAGGTTTATCTGATAAACagatatattcaaaaaactGTCAGTTTATTCCTCCTGGGATTGAGGAAGgatttccattattaaGGAAGCTAGAACATATTTCTGGCATTGAGAGTTCAACTccatttgaatatttggtATTAGAAACTATTCTAGTAGAATCAtgcaatattattaatcgACAAGTCAGGCCAATAAGAGATTCTGTATTGTTTATACTTGATAGCTTTCCAGGAAGGAATCGAGAAACAAGGAGATTGTTAGACGCAGTTTCAGAGCTTAGAAGGAGATTAAACGCTATAGAAGAGCTTGCTCAAGGACTTTTCAAGGCAATTACCGAAATGCTCGGTAATGAAGAAGATATGCAAAGACTTGAGATTTCATTTTATTGGAATAGACCGGAAGCGTGGGAATACCCAAAAAACACTCCTTATCATGAAGAAGTAGAAAATGTCCTTGAGTGTTATGCACAAGAAGTAGAAATGATGTTGCAACAAATAGAGTCAATAGGGGAATCTTTAGAAGATGCTCTAGAAGTATTAACACTAGAACTTTCTTCATTaagaaattcaattatGAAGGCTGACTTAGGATTGTCAATTATCGCAACAATTGTTGGCTTTTGCGGCTTTTTTGCTGACTGTTTCGGAATGAACCTTAGAAATGGACTTGAAGAAGTTGGACCAGCATTATTTTGGTTTATTACATGGGGACTAATTTTGTTATGTGCTGCAGGAGCAATTGTTGTATTAACAACTTTTAGAAAAATAGATTTATAG
- a CDS encoding vacuolar protein sorting/targeting protein 26, which translates to MLSFLSSINACNLELSINQDVGRKSAPLSKNKKGEKGLIFSDGEDISGVAIVAIKPGRKLDHQGIRVEVIGQIDVIYDQSSSYDFFSITKDLEPSGSLFETKQYKWKFNAVDKPYETYYGTNIQLRYFVRLTVLRAYASNIVKEVDFVVQNLSNGIPSSISEKNKIQDGIKMEVGVEGCLHIELEYDKSTYHLKDVVIGKVYFSIVRLKIKYMEIDIIRLETCGSGPTAITETEVLSKFEIMDGAPAKQETIPLRMYLCGCDLTPTYKNLQNKLSVRYFLNLIIVDEEDRRYFKRQEITLWRKKLG; encoded by the coding sequence ATGCTTTCATTTCTTTCCAGTATTAATGCGTGTAACTTGGAACTTTCAATTAATCAAGATGTGGGAAGAAAATCTGCGCCACttagtaaaaataaaaagggTGAAAAAGGGTTAATTTTTAGTGATGGTGAGGATATAAGTGGAGTTGCAATAGTAGCCATCAAACCGGGAAGGAAGTTGGATCATCAGGGTATCAGAGTTGAAGTAATTGGGCAAATTGATGTAATTTATGACCAATCTTCTTCTTATGATTTTTTCTCTATCACTAAGGATTTGGAGCCTTCAGGGAGTTTATTTGAAACAAAACAATACAAATGGAAATTTAATGCGGTCGATAAACCATACGAAACATACTATGgaacaaatattcaattgaGATATTTCGTAAGACTTACAGTTCTTAGAGCATACGCAAGCAATATTGTTAAGGAAGTCGACTTCGTTGTACAAAATTTAAGCAATGGCATCCCTAGTTctatttctgaaaaaaacaaaattcaAGACGGAATCAAAATGGAAGTTGGTGTAGAAGGGTGCTTACATATTGAACTTGAATACGATAAGTCTACTTATCATTTAAAAGATGTAGTTATTGGTAAAGTTTATTTCTCAATAGTACGgctaaaaataaaatatatggAGATTGATATTATAAGACTTGAAACTTGCGGATCTGGACCAACAGCAATAACTGAAACTGAAGTACTTtctaaatttgaaataatggATGGTGCGCCTGCGAAGCAGGAGACAATTCCTCTAAGAATGTACTTATGCGGTTGTGACCTGACACCTACATATAAGAATTTGCAAAATAAACTTTCGGTTAGATACTTTctgaatttaattattgttgATGAAGAAGACAGGAGATACTTTAAAAGGCAAGAGATTACACTTTGGAGAAAAAAACTCGGATaa
- a CDS encoding cell growth-regulating nucleolar protein, metal binding domain at N-terminus: MVSFVCGNCQDVLKKNKVDSHCVGKCRDAWEFTCIDCNFTFEGFDYKSHNSCITEKEKYCGKLANIKKPVHYPGNSFVDRKKEFQLIIEKILKKNGSMNWKKLVKESIKEYMNSGINDNIEDKILKWECLAAIPISYTTSESNMVSFKQSF, encoded by the coding sequence ATGGTCTCGTTTGTTTGTGGAAATTGCCAAGATGTactaaaaaagaataaagtAGATTCTCATTGCGTTGGGAAATGCCGTGATGCCTGGGAATTCACATGTATTGATTGCAATTTTACTTTCGAGGGCTTCGACTATAAAAGTCATAATAGTTGTATAacagaaaaagaaaaatactGTGGTAAATTGgcaaatattaagaaaCCTGTTCATTATCCAGGAAATAGTTTTGTAGATCGAAAGAAGGAGTTTCAGCTTATTATTGAGAAaatactaaaaaaaaatggatcTATGAACTGGAAAAAACTAGTCAAAgaatcaattaaagaatatatgAATAGCggaattaatgataatattgaagataaaattcttaaatGGGAGTGCCTTGCTGCAATTCCTATTTCCTATACAACGAGTGAATCAAATATGGTTTCATTCAAACAGTCATTTTAG
- a CDS encoding hypothetical protein (similar to nitrogen permease regulator (yeast NRP2) family) — MNTHFSLWPKIEAIIFCKFDEELGPIVLCSSPSDIFGSEKSQLYSIITKYLLPDIHFAGKTISFVIGNRWKAIGVPIFIEGSQYLRNSFQFTVCIIVEKKPYNFYQEIYSRHIARTLGSAFKLLEEDCGILYYYCTYTENLPNLLKKVTKNNNEISSFPKNILEVIENVRSQLNKRHQVFVEFGDASILNFRIRRPPSNIIIYPEDIPFPSENTLISDIKHIGLDFSLIKILPYINGVNTSFEISRYCSLPIEDVIVCLEHLVLYGLISMIDMISSENKYRFIGGEDKHGLYRKLCNECINEGNVLSFTKKYHKELRKHKIKSIYKFIAAGVVSKKITRLHEIPIIFADTKELSGIEKELLQLCNGNSKLDHIQILLGFNTKSEIIKFISNVFDKSSIYWAYL, encoded by the coding sequence ATGAATACACATTTTTCATTATGGCCAAAAATAGAGGCTATTATTTTCTGTAAATTTGACGAAGAGCTTGGCCCGATTGTGCTTTGTAGTAGCCCTTCAGATATTTTTGGATCTGAGAAATCTCAGCtatattcaattataaCAAAGTACCTACTACCGGATATTCACTTTGCTGGGAAAACGATTTCATTTGTAATAGGAAATAGATGGAAAGCAATAGGAGTCCctatatttattgaagGTAGTCAGTACTTAAGGAATAGCTTTCAGTTCACAGTATGCATTATCGTAGAAAAAAAGCCCtataatttttatcaaGAGATCTATTCAAGGCATATTGCTCGAACTCTTGGTTCGGCATTCAAACTTTTGGAAGAAGATTGTGGAATACTTTATTACTATTGTACATATACTGAGAACCTTCCCAATTTGTTAAAAAAGGTAACCAAGAACAATAATGAGATTTCATCCTTTCCGAAGAACATTCTGGAGGTTATTGAGAATGTAAGGTCACAACTTAATAAGAGACATCAAGTGTTTGTTGAGTTTGGCGATGCTAgcatattaaattttagaATTAGACGACCTCCAtccaatataataatatatccGGAAGATATTCCTTTCCCTTCCGAAAATACATTGATTTCAGATATTAAACATATAGGTTTAGATTTTTCACTTATTAAAATTCTACCATACATAAATGGAGTTAATACTAgttttgaaatatcaagGTATTGTTCATTGCCTATTGAAGATGTAATTGTATGTCTGGAACATTTAGTTTTATATGGTCTCATAAGTATGATTGATATGATTTCTTCAGAAAACAAATATAGATTTATTGGTGGCGAGGACAAACATGGCTTATACAGAAAGTTGTGCAACGAATGTATAAATGAAGGGAACGTGTTGTCATTCACAAAAAAATACCACAAAGAGCTTAGAAAacataaaattaaaagtatTTATAAGTTCATTGCAGCAGGCGTTGTTTCCAAAAAAATCACCAGACTTCATGAAATTCCGATTATTTTTGCTGATACTAAAGAACTTTCAGGAATTGAAAAGGAATTACTGCAACTTTGTAATGGGAATAGCAAACTAGACCATatacaaattttattaGGGTTTAATACTAAGTCAGAGatcatcaaatttatttctaatgtATTCGATAAATCGTCCATTTATTGGGCgtatctttaa
- a CDS encoding hypothetical protein (signal peptide plus 14 transmembrane domain), which translates to MVNTFHLIDIILFSSLVLTLNFNEAKIYYNIILSLFTLLITGIMSLFLELNVNIKNDTHFYFIHNLSFPLLLLSIANCEKSFESISNHSVNLFSICISISSMVIYKANNFVFSKKWPLFFKITIFALFFLFIVLDKYQYQIIRIEFCAIIYHLALLQLSLSSVSGGGQCTQFGELNIFSQLISFLLLISLSNFKANILNSIFEWKQCINSITAIAILLIPVNIIIFEMTLNYRKIPLEDKSKIKSFSKYLTIAALSILYLSLYNTAKYIHKVSTFILKMIIESSQIRTLIIYWVLVIFCLPIMFKLIVNLSSDSKKKKIFTRKIFHLFLIALFFPQILSFNIMPTKESQGTIEFTVISIYLASCIFIYLEVMRKYRYRELTKLINKLLLPFLDNKDSINDLIITHICLLVGISIPIFKEFLLRKDIQDFDIVSATLGIATVGVGDAFSAIFGILFGKMSLPGNKDKTFIGMIAFFISTYSYLQLTCFFSSSKYSLSKLYIISFFSSLLEAYSHYIDNATIPMFSLTLYTNIR; encoded by the coding sequence ATGGTTAATACTTTTCACTTAATagatattattctttttagCTCGTTGGTTTTAACTCTTAATTTCAATGAAGCTAAAATCTATTACAACATTATTTTAAGCTTGTTTACATTGCTTATTACAGGTATTATGAGCCTTTTTCTGGAAttaaatgtaaatattaaaaatgatacccatttttactttattcACAACTTATCATTTCCTTTACTCCTTCTTTCCATTGCGAATTGTGAAAAGAGCTTCGAATCCATTTCAAATCATTCggtaaatttattttcaatttgtATTTCAATATCAAGTATGGTTATTTATAAGGCAAacaattttgttttttcaaaaaagtggccattattttttaagatAACAATATTTGCAttgtttttcttatttattgttttagataaatatcaatatcAAATTATTAGGATTGAATTTTGCGCAATTATATATCATCTGGCTTTATTACAACTTTCATTAAGTTCTGTAAGCGGAGGAGGCCAATGTACTCAATTTGGtgaattgaatattttttctcaattaatttcatttctgcttttaatttcattgtCGAATTTTAAAGCAAACATCTTAAATTCGATATTCGAATGGAAGCAATGCATTAATAGTATAACTGCCATTGCTATATTGCTGATTCCAGTAAACATCATCATATTTGAAATGACGCTAAATTATAGAAAGATACCATTAGAAGACAAATCTAAGATTAAAAgtttttctaaatatttAACAATTGCTGCATTGAGTATATTATACCTATCTCTCTATAATACAGCCAAATATATCCATAAAGTCTCTACTTTCATTCTAAAGATGATTATTGAATCTTCTCAAATCAGAACattgataatttattgggttttagtaatattttGCTTGCCAATTATGTTTAAGCTAATAGTAAACTTAAGCTcagattcaaaaaaaaaaaaaatatttacacGGAAAATCTTTCATCTATTTTTAATCGCACTCTTTTTTCCccaaatattatcatttaatataatgCCTACTAAAGAGTCTCAAGGAACGATTGAATTCACAGTCATTTCCATCTATTTAGCCTCGtgcattttcatttatttaGAGGTTATGAGAAAATACCGTTACAGAGaattaacaaaattaataaataaattattgttaCCTTTTTTGGATAATAAAGATAGCATAAACGATTTGATTATTACCCATATTTGCTTGCTGGTTGGGATTTCTATTCCAATTTTCAAGGAGTTTCTACTAAGAAAAGATATTCAAGATTTTGACATCGTTTCCGCAACTTTAGGAATTGCAACAGTAGGAGTAGGAGATGCATTTTCCGCtatttttggaatattatttggGAAAATGTCTTTACCTGGGAACAAAGACAAAACATTTATTGGAATGATTGCATTTTTTATATCAACATATTCGTATCTGCAACTAACTTgctttttttcttcaagtaaatattcattatcaaaattatatataattagctttttttcatcattacTAGAAGCATATTCTCACTATATTGACAACGCAACAATACCTATGTTCTCACTTACTTTGTATACTAATATTAGGTAA
- a CDS encoding origin recognition complex 4 orc4p like AAA+ ATpase: ILKVYEHLFCGKNYSYKLLSVLQGQIRTYLLNLHENLTEEHQVSRCDNSLVIPNQLENIFDQIMINSTSRSCILIGKPCAGKTKLLSSYFNKKKSENVSNELIIIHLNCLNYDDNTLLSALLERINEYFPMHRRLFSGHQKISILKEKLSGLSKCGYTIVFALDNCEPIIIGASNISYFNSNTAGFSSRQYALYTLVDIMHSSEINLVLILSTSMFDLPDFFEKRVKSRMSQRRILLEELQNTKKQDRVKSIINKAAKVLKIDKRLVSEIDQLSIDSYNDSIDSLFSYLADENKESREVIRSWEFLVDFEMEDEVLSNLLYKFLLVSPQCNIKEFMKIFSASNKKKLSKNRNEFGLLNQGIKVQECLKLKRFESLSIIQHTILVALIKLITLGVTNITFKKIINELHSLKNYISVQSNLSGLRLDHAEESYQLSFLMLVKMGIIEPVYNIKTNALYSTLSTTPVKFTQHKLYSDSIQQFNIPTILQYWLKNNILK; this comes from the coding sequence attttaaaggTTTATGAACATTTGTTTTGcggaaaaaattattcttataaattattaagtgTTTTACAAGGACAAATTCGCACTTACTTATTAAATTTGCACGAAAACTTGACGGAAGAACACCAAGTATCGAGATGTGACAATAGTTTAGTAATCCCAAACCAactagaaaatatttttgatcaGATTATGATAAACAGCACGAGCAGGTCATGCATTCTAATAGGTAAACCATGCGCAGGAAAAACTAAGTTGCTCTCTTCAtactttaataaaaagaaaagtgAAAATGTTTCTAAcgaattaattataatacaTCTTAATTGTTTAAATTATGATGATAATACTTTACTCTCAGCTCTTCTAGAACGtataaatgaatattttccaATGCATAGGAGGCTTTTTAGTGGCCATCAAAagatttcaattttaaaagaaaagttaTCTGGGCTTTCAAAATGTGGCTACACAATAGTGTTCGCATTGGATAATTGTGAACCGATTATAATCGGTGCTTCCAATATTTCTTACTTTAATTCGAATACGGCTGGGTTTTCTTCTAGGCAGTATGCGTTATATACTTTGGTAGATATTATGCATTCATCCGAAATTAACCTAGTGCTTATTTTGAGTACATCAATGTTTGACTTACCAGATTTCTTCGAAAAAAGAGTAAAAAGCAGAATGTCTCAAAGAAGAATCTTGTTAGAGGAGTTACAAAATACGAAAAAACAAGATAGAGTAAAAagtattataaataaagcTGCAAAAGTGTTAAAGATCGACAAAAGATTAGTTTCTGAAATAGACCAGTTAAGTATAGATTCATATAACGACTCCATAGACAGTTTATTTTCCTATTTAGCGGATGAAAATAAGGAATCAAGAGAAGTTATAAGGTCGTGGGAATTTTTAGTCGATTTTGAAATGGAAGACGAAGTTTTATCCAATCTCCTTTATAAGTTTCTACTAGTTTCACCTCAATGTAATATAAAAGAGtttatgaaaatattctcaGCTAgcaacaaaaaaaaactttcaaaaaatagGAATGAATTTGGACTGCTTAACCAGGGAATAAAGGTACAAGAATGCTTGAAGTTGAAAAGATTTGAATCCCTCAGCATAATTCAACACACAATTTTGGTtgcattaattaaattaataacatTAGGAGTCACAAATATAACATTTAAAAAGATAATCAATGAATTACATTCGCTGAAAAATTATATCTCCGTTCAATCTAATTTATCTGGACTTAGACTCGACCATGCAGAAGAATCATATCAATTATCTTTTCTAATGTTGGTGAAAATGGGAATAATAGAACCTGTATATAATATCAAAACTAATGCTTTATATAGTACATTAAGTACAACGCCAGTAAAATTCACGCAACATAAATTATATAGTGACTCTATACAGCAATTTAACATTCCAACtattcttcaatattgGTTAAAAAATAACATCCTAAAATGA
- a CDS encoding hypothetical protein (similar to pseudouridylates U2 snRNA at position 35; Pus7p): MKQSIDNEYGIDEFNRSLDIRLRGTIKKYFEDFHVREIQKNGDVCCISSLRNKHEIIKEIQERKKILSGDNMLISSNVTIIPELINNLESLGISQYCINNLLTFISILGEIKKLTNNSSLGNRMFKLDNRGNLKSIFELNIKLYGTGTNNIRPENNLLLNNIHEFKDNKDSVNAQKEKRKKFHTLIKKFVPFITSRTVENLKNNNILYQDKSFHYKDISISNEIFSEISKFFKVDEIESECLKSFNRQILCNDCDEKQFDIIVLRPSNDYIYSLRNVRQNTSASIDECKGNSEANEITPDTEPACKKKRIECAESNLITEKKVDLLLGSNERWDPNIPDYIHFTIYKENRDTADAINMISKCLKRNHKSFGIAGLKDRRGITVQRASAYRVLEDQLIYSTASKNWDRNIRISDFKYGNEQINIGDLNGNLFHVIIRDLEILDTNIQKESGNEKLTLKMVDKLIGDVKSSGFINYFGLQRFGTSEIPTYKIGISLLKKEWKKAFYLILGFDEEKMISYSTEKRKFYDQIINEDFEEYQKSLSNHSYLEKLLLNGFIKEKKKIKSSTKCKAKEDIYRESINLLPKNSYSLYIHSLQSLFFNIVASERIKKFGRNPVIGDLVIVPNLNKYSNKNEDSAFSEKNVIVLESQLELAKFTIQDVVLTLPGDNVAYPPIMREKYEELMMEFMGTSIQENCMGINGTYRKILVVPDYINYVGLNISEKRNDTNKFPDSKVILSDLDILTIHPELTQELGTKEPILSPEVMSYKCDDKDENSQVNTLVFSCMLPKSSYVTMALREFLGNSPSEK; encoded by the coding sequence ATGAAACAATCAATCGATAATGAATATGGAATAgatgaatttaatagaTCACTAGATATTAGATTGAGAGGAACTATAAAGAAGTATTTTGAGGACTTCCATGTGCGtgaaatacaaaaaaatggTGATGTTTGCTgtatttcttcattaagAAATAAACATGAGATAATTAAGGAAATtcaagaaagaaaaaagataCTTTCTGGAGATAATATGTTAATCAGCAGTAATGTAACTATAATACCTGAATTAATCAACAATCTAGAGAGCCTAGGAATATCTCAGTATTGTATTAACAATCTATTAACatttattagtattttAGGTGAGATAAAAAAACTCACAAATAACAGCTCATTAGGCAATAGAATGTTCAAATTGGATAATAGGGGAAACTTAAAaagtatttttgaattaaatatcaaGTTATATGGTACCGGCACTAACAATATTAGACCTgagaataatttattacttaATAATATACATGAGTTTAAAGACAACAAAGATTCAGTAAATGcccaaaaagaaaagagaaaaaaatttcatacgctaataaagaaatttgtACCGTTTATTACATCTCGAACTGTTGAAAACTTGAAAAACAACAACATTTTGTATCAAGATAAATCATTTCACTATAAAGATATTTCTATTTcgaatgaaatatttagtgaaatttcaaagttCTTTAAAGTTGATGAAATAGAATCTGAATGCCTTAAAAGTTTTAACCGGCAAATATTATGTAATGATTGTGATGAGAAACAATTTGATATAATTGTTTTGAGGCCATCAAATGACTATATTTACTCATTGCGGAATGTTAGACAAAACACATCTGCAAGTATAGATGAATGCAAAGGTAATTCAGAAGCAAATGAAATAACACCGGATACTGAACCAGcttgcaaaaaaaaaagaatagaaTGTGCTGAATCAAACCTAATtacagaaaaaaaagtggatttattattggGAAGCAACGAAAGGTGGGATCCAAACATTCCAgattatattcatttcaCTATTTACAAAGAAAATAGAGACACAGCAGATGCAATCAATATGATCTCAAAGTGTTTAAAGAGGAACCATAAATCCTTTGGAATAGCAGGCTTAAAGGATAGGAGAGGCATTACAGTGCAAAGAGCTTCTGCTTACAGAGTTTTGGAAgatcaattaatttattctaCAGCTTCCAAAAATTGGGATCGCAATATTAGGATTTCAGATTTTAAATATGGAAATGagcaaataaatattggTGACCTCAATGGTAACCTCTTTCATGTAATAATTAGAGATTTAGAAATTTTAGATACAAATATACAAAAAGAATCTGGAAATGAAAAGTTAACATTGAAGATGGTTGACAAATTAATTGGCGATGTTAAATCTTCAggttttattaattactttGGATTACAAAGATTTGGAACCAGTGAAATTCCTACATATAAGATTGggatttcattattaaagaaggaATGGAAAAAAGCTttctatttaattcttggaTTTGAcgaagaaaaaatgattaGCTATTCGacagaaaaaagaaaattctatgaccaaataataaacgaagattttgaagaatatcAAAAAAGTCTATCAAATCATTCATATCtagagaaattattattaaatggatttattaaagaaaaaaagaaaattaaaagcAGCACTAAATGCAAAGCAAAGGAAGATATATATAGAGAAAGTATTAATTTACTACCAAAAAACTCTTATTCCCTTTATATACATTCACTACAGTCgctttttttcaatatagtTGCAAGCGagagaataaaaaaatttggaagAAATCCAGTAATTGGCGATCTAGTAATAGttccaaatttaaataaatattctaacaaaaatgaagattCAGCATTTAGCGAGAAAAATGTAATCGTATTAGAGAGCCAACTAGAATTGGCAAAGTTCACAATCCAAGATGTGGTACTTACTTTACCCGGAGATAATGTTGCTTACCCACCAATCATGAGGGAAAAATATGAAGAACTAATGATGGAATTTATGGGAACAAGTATTCAAGAGAACTGCATGGGAATAAATGGTACCTATAGGAAGATCTTAGTAGTCCCAGACTATATCAATTATGTGGGGcttaatatttctgaaaaacGAAATGATACGAACAAATTTCCAGATTCCAAGGTTATTTTAAGCGACCTTGATATATTAACTATTCATCCCGAACTAACGCAAGAATTGGGAACAAAAGAACCCATATTATCACCTGAAGTAATGAGTTACAAATGTGATGATAAAGATGAGAATTCGCAGGTGAACACATTAGTATTTTCATGCATGCTACCAAAATCATCTTATGTAACAATGGCGTTGAGAGAGTTTTTGGGAAACTCTCCTTCAGAAAAGTAA